From Entelurus aequoreus isolate RoL-2023_Sb linkage group LG22, RoL_Eaeq_v1.1, whole genome shotgun sequence, one genomic window encodes:
- the krt98 gene encoding keratin 98, protein MSLSSRSYGQKTMSVYGGAGGRGTRISSGQGYSSSSGFNLADGLDLHVGANEKATMQNLNDRLASYLDKVRTLEKENNRLDKQIREWYESKTIISHDYTNYFAIIADLQEKIRVAARLNAKTILDIDNAKLAADDFKMKYENELAMKMMVEADIAGLKKVLEEMNMVKVDLDCQIDGLKDELIMLKRNYEEELALLRSQMGGQVNVAVDASPSPDLNQAMTEIRDHYEAMIAKNRKDLETWYQNKMAALEHEVMTHTESLVTSRTEIKELKSTLQRLQIELQSHLSMKASLEGTLAETQARYAAQLTGLQNMVINLEAQLSQIHANITTNKHEYDMLLDLKTRLELEIAEYRRLLDGEDESSRQVVTKTITVVETVVDGRVIDSSKTVDVDVDQIE, encoded by the exons ATGTCACTGAGCAGCAGATCCTACGGCCAGAAGACCATGAGCGTCTACGGCGGAGCGGGCGGACGCGGCACCCGCATCTCCTCCGGCCAGGGGTACTCTTCTTCTTCCGGCTTCAACCTGGCCGACGGCCTGGACCTCCACGTGGGCGCCAACGAGAAGGCCACCATGCAGAACCTCAACGACCGTCTGGCTTCTTACCTGGACAAGGTGCGCACCCTGGAGAAGGAGAACAATCGCCTGGACAAGCAGATCAGAGAGTGGTACGAGAGCAAAACCATCATCAGCCACGACTACACCAACTACTTTGCAATCATTGCGGACCTACAAGAAAAG ATCCGTGTGGCTGCCAGGCTCAACGCCAAGACCATTCTGGATATTGACAACGCCAAACTGGCCGCCGACGACTTCAAAATGAA gTATGAGAACGAGCTGGCCATGAAGATGATGGTGGAGGCGGACATCGCTGGGCTGAAGAAGGTGCTGGAGGAGATGAACATGGTCAAAGTGGATCTGGACTGTCAAATCGACGGCCTGAAGGACGAGCTCATCATGCTGAAGAGGAACTACGAGGAG GAGCTGGCTCTGCTGAGGAGTCAAATGGGAGGCCAGGTCAACGTGGCCGTGGACGCGTCTCCTTCTCCCGACCTGAACCAGGCCATGACGGAAATCCGAGACCACTACGAGGCTATGATCGCCAAGAACCGCAAGGATCTCGAGACCTGGTACCAGAACAAG ATGGCAGCGCTGGAACACGAAGTGATGACGCACACGGAGTCTCTGGTAACGTCTCGCACGGAAATCAAAGAGCTGAAGAGCACCCTCCAGAGGCTTCAGATTGAACTGCAGTCCCACCTGAGTATG AAAGCATCATTGGAGGGCACCCTGGCAGAGACACAAGCCCGCTACGCTGCACAGCTCACAGGCCTGCAGAACATGGTCATCAACTTAGAGGCCCAGCTGTCTCAGATCCACGCCAACATCACCACCAACAAACACGAGTACGACATGCTGCTGGACCTCAAGACCCGACTGGAGCTGGAGATTGCGGAATACAGACGGCTGCTGGACGGGGAGGACGAAAG CTCAAGGCAAG TGGTCACCAAAACCATCACAGTGGTGGAGACCGTGGTGGACGGGAGAGTGATCGACAGCAGCAAGACCGTGGACGTGGACGTGGACCAGATTGAGTGA